The DNA region GCAGGCGATTCAAGAGATGGCGAGGATTCGTGATGAGATTGATCAGATGCGAGCGGACTATGAGGCGAGGATCAAGAGCTTGGAGCAAAAGCTGGTGCAGATGGAGAAGCAGGTGGCGAACCAACAAGCTCAGCCTGCGGCTAAGTCAGCAGCGATTGGGGGCGCGAAAGGTGGGCTCACTGCCGATGAAGTGGCTGCGCCGCACACACCAGAGGAGCGCGAGGCATTGGCTGATAGTGTGGAGTTCGCGGATTTCACGAGGGGATTCAAATTCCATGGATATTTCCGCTCGGGCTATGGGGTGAACGAAGATGGCGAGGTGATGGAGGCGTTCAGGGCGCCTGGAGCGCAGGCGAAGTACAGGCTGGGTAACGAAACCGAGACCTATTTGGAGACAGGGTTCGACTATCACTTTCCGAATTTTGACCTGCATGAAGGCGAGGAGGTGTTGGTGTCGTTCCGTCCTGCGTATGTGGTTTCCAATGCTCTGGGGAACTCGGAGACCGAGATCACGCTACGTGAGGCATACGGCAAGATGACCGGGTTGGTACCCGCGATCCCAGAGGCCAGCTTGTGGGCGGGGCTGAGGTTTTATGATCGTAAGGACGTTCACATGAACGACTTCTACTACCTGGATATGAGCGGATTCGGGGGCGGCATTGAAGGGATCGACCTGGGTTCCGGCAAGCTTTCGGTGGCGTGGATCGGAGGATCGATCGACGCCCTGACATCGAACGGATCGCAGCGGTCGGAAACCGTGAACAGCAAAAACAACCTGGATATCCGCTGGTCGGATATCGATGTGCTGAACGGAAAGGGCTTTGTCTGGCTCAATGTGGCTCATTCGGGCGAGCAAATTTTGCCAGACGGGGTGAATGTGATCATTGATTCATCAACGGGAGCGGCTGGAGCACTGGGCTATGAGTACCCTGATTTCTTCGGTGGTTACAGCCGGACCATGGTGCAGTACGGGGTGGGGTCGGCATTCAACTTCCGCTCGTCGTCGTCCAACTTTGCGGGAGCCGACGCTGGATTCACCGCAGAAGATCCTCTGTTAGTGGATCTGGGGGAGGCATGGCATTTCCGATTTGTGCAGGATGTGGTGATCGAGCCATTCGAGCGGTTTGGGTTGCAGGGCACCTTCATCTGGGACGAGGCGAACGGCGGGATCATGGAGGATCCGCGTCAGACCTGGATCTCTGCCGGGGTGCGTCCGGTTTATTATTTCAACGATCACTTTAGTCTCGCCTGGGAAACCGGGATGGACTACGTGAGCGCCGATTTGCGTCCATCGGGATCGCTGTACAAGACGACATTGGCGGCGCAGTTGTCACCTGCTCCGGAGTACTTCTCGCGTCCTGTGTTGCGTGCCTTTGTGACGTGGGCCACGTGGGACGAGGATTTGAAGGGGTTTGTGGCACCAAGGACACAGGCTCTGTCACGTGATGGCGTTTCGGTCGGGGTTCAGGTGGAAGCTTGGTGGTAGGAAACTGCTCAGTTTGAATCAGCGGCGGGTGCCTGGTTTGCGGGTGTCCGCCGCTTTTTTGTGGCTTCGGTTGTGGGCGTCTTTCATGGGGCACCACGATGAAGGGATTGACGGAGCCTCTCGATCGACGGCAGGAATGCCGTCCCCTCCAGCGCAGTGCGTGCGTGGTGCGGGCGCTGAACGAATGACGGAGCTTTCCGGGCAACGACAAAAGTGTCGTTGGTCCATCGCGGAAGGGGGGGGGGATGCGATGGAGCAACCACACTCCTGTGGTTGAGGGGGGGCTCACGTCACCACCCGGCAATGTCAGCATTCCCCACCTCCCAAATGCTATGCTCTTTATCCTGTAGTGCCTATCGGCGGCTTCCACAGGCTCCGATTCTGCGGAAAGAAGCGCGACCATTGAGGACCGATGCTCCTTTCCCCACCGCCGGAGTGTGCCCCTCTTTGGGATCTTTGGGGCTTTGCGTGAGGTTTACCAACGACGGCAGGAATGCCGTCCCACCAGCGCTGCGCGTGCCTGGTTCTGGCGCCGAGCTGATGACGGAGTTGTTCGCGTCAACGACAGGAGTGTCGTTGGTCCATCGGGGAAGTGTGTTTGAGGGGGGGAGATGCAGCTATCCAGCGGCTGCGGGATGGATGTGCGGTTTCCGTCATTCTGAGCGATTCGCCCCAACCCACTTCAAATCCTACCCGTCCTGTAATGCCTAACGGCTGTCTCCGCAGGCTCCGATTCTGCGGAAAATAACGCGACCCGTGGTTGCCGCCGCCCCCTTCGCCTCCGCCGGAGCTGACCGTTCTTCGGGATCTTTGGGGCTTTGCGTGAGGTTTCCCAACCGACGGCTGGAATGCCGTTCGCTCAGCGCTGTGCGTGAGGCGGGATGGAGTGATTTCTTCCTGTGCGCCTATCTGGGATCGGTTAACGTATTGCGTGATGATGAACCAATTGATTGCTACAGACGCCTTACACGAGCTCATGGAGAAGCCGGGGGAAACGATGCATTTGATCGACGTTCGCTTGCCGGCGGACTATGCTGCGGCGCATCTTCCCGGAGCGGTGAATGCTTGTGTGTTCGAGATGGGATTTGGCGACAACATAAAGCAGGCGGTTCCGGATGTTAGCGATTTGGTGGTGGTTTATGGGGCGCATGCATCGAGTTATGAATCGCGGGTGGCGTTGGAGAAGCTTCTGCGTCTGGGGTTCACCAATGTGCATGAGTACCGGGTGGGATTGGCGGGGTGGCCGGGTGAAGTGGTACGCGACCAGGAAGCACCTGCAGTCGATGACGAGGATGCGCCACAGGTAAGGGACGGACGCCATTTGGTCGACTTGGAGCAAAGCGAAGTGCATTGGGTAGGACGCAATTTGCTCAACCATCATGAAGGGTCGATCCGGCTGCAGAATGGGTTTGTTCATATCAGTGACGGTCAACTAGTAGGTGGCGAGTTCATGATCGACATGACGAGCATGCGCTGTTCCGACTTGGCGGGGGATGCGATGCATGACGTGTTGATTGCGCATTTGGAGAGCGACGACTTTTTCGACGTCGAGAAGTTTCCGACGGCTGCGTTTTGTATTGAGACCGTTGAGCGCCTGCCCGTGACGGCTCCGGGGCGTCCTGATTTGCGGATCACCGGAGATTTGAGGATCAGGGATGTGGATGTGCCGATTGAGTTTGATGCGGTCACCGGAGTGACGGCGGACGGAGTGATGGCAGCCCAGGCGTCGCTCAAGATTGACCGGACATTGTGGGGTGTGTTGTATGGATCCGGATCGTTTTTTGCCAATCTGGGGATGCACTTGGTCAACGATCTGGTGGCGATTGATCTCAAAGTGGTGATTGCGAACGACGGTTAACCCCAGCGGGACAGCGAGCGATGCGTGTATTGATTTTGTTTGCTCATCCGGCCTACGAGAGGTCTCGGATCAATCGTCGGCTGGTGGATGCAGTGACGGGCTTGGATGGCGTGACAGTGCACGATTTGTACGAGGCGTACCCGGACTTCGCGATCGACGTCGAAGCGGAGCAGAAGTTGTTGCTAGAGCATGACGTGATTATTTTTCACCACCCGCTTTTTTGGTACTCGTCACCGGCATTGCTCAAAGAGTGGCAGGATTTGGTTCTGACCCACGGATGGGCCTATGGTGCCGAGGGCACCGCTTTGATGGGCAAGCTCTTCATGCAGACCATCACCACGGGGGCGGGCGTTGAAAAATACTGTGCGGAGAACCACTGCGCGGTGCGCTCGATGCTGCTGCCTTTCGAGATGACAGCGCAATTGTGTAACTTGCGGGTGATTGCACCATTTGCGGTATTCGGAACGTTCAACCTGGATCCTGAGAAGGACATGCTGGCCATTGGCGAGGAGTATCGCCGCGTGGTGACGGCGCTGCGGGATGAATCCTTGGACTTGGATGCGGCGGCGGCAGCCGAAGTCACGAATGCAGCGCACTGCACCTGCGACCTAACCCGATGAGCCATGCACTTTGAGTCATTTTTCATTCAAGCCATGATCTATCTGGCGGCTGCTGTGATAGCCGTTCCGGTAGGCAAGAAGTTGGGGATTGGCTCCGTTTTGGGGTACTTGGTGGCCGGGGCGGTGATCGGCCCATCGGTGTTGGGCTTGATCGGTGGTGAGAATGGCGAGGACGTGCTGCACTTTGCCGAGTTCGGTGTGGTGATGATGTTGTTTTTGATCGGCTTGGAGTTGCGGCCGCTCGCGTTGTGGAAGATGCGGCGCAACCTACTGGGCACCGGGATGACCCAAGTCGTGGTGACGACGCTGGCGATCGGGGCGCTGGCGATGTGGGGGCTGGGTGAAAGTTGGCGTGCCGCTCTGTGCCTTGGGCTAGTGCTCGCGTTGTCGTCGACGGCAATCGCTATTCAGACGCTGACGGAGAAAGGGCTGATCCGTACCCGCGGTGGGCGCCACAGTTTCTCGGTACTGCTTTTTCAAGACATCGCGGTGATCCCAATGATCGCCGTGATGCCGATGCTGGCCGACCCCGCATTGCGTGGCTCGGTTGAGAATCACAGCAGCACGTGGACCGCGCATTTGCCGCCCTGGGGAGTGACGTTGGTCGTCCTGCTGGTGGTTGGTGGCATTGTGTGGGTTGGCCGCTTCGCAGCGACTCATGTGCTGCGGGTGATTGCCAAGACCCGGTCACGCGAGACGTTTGTGGCGTCGGCTTTGTTGTTGGTGGTGGCGATTACGGTGTTGATGACCAAGATTGGCTTATCGCCTGCGCTGGGGACGTTTATCGCCGGGGTGGCGCTGTCTGACAACGAATACCGTCACGAGTTGGAGAGTGATCTGGAGCCTGTGAAGGGCTTGCTACTCGCATTGTTCTTTATGGCGATCGGGGCGGGGATCGATTTTGCCCTGATTGCGGGCCAGCCGTTGCGGATCATTGCAATGACGGCCGTCCTCGTAGCCGTGAAGGGCCTGGTATTGTGGGGGATCGGGCGGGTGTCCAAGTTGTCGTTGGATCATCGATCTGTGTTCACTCTGGCCTTGGCGCAGGGCGGTGAGTTTGCCTTTGTGTTGTTTGCGGTCGCGGCTCCTCTGGGGATCATCTCGGCGCAATTGAAGGCTGAGATGACGGCGGTCGTGGTGCTGTCGATGGCGCTGACGCCGATCCTGTTCTTGGCAGCGGAGCGCTTGTTGTTTCCTCGGTTTGTCGGGTCGGGTGGAGATGAAAGGGAGCCCGATGAGATCGACGAGCATAACCCCGTGATCATTGCGGGCTTCGGGCGTTTTGGAAACTTGGTGGGGCGGTTTCTGCGGGCGCAGGACGTCCATGCCACCGTGCTTGATGTGGACTCGGATCACATTGAGTTGCTGCGCAAGCTCGGCTTCAAGACCTACTATGGCGATGCCTCGCGGCTGGAGTTGCTTGAGGCCGCGGGTGCGGAATCAGCCAAGATCCTGGTGGTGGCGATCGGTGATGAATCCAAGGCGACGGAGATCGTGCAGATTGCGAAGAGGCATTTCCCGCATCTGACGGTGTTGGCGCGCGCTGGATCGCGGATGCATGTGTACGAGCTGCTGGAAGCCGGGGTGGATCATTTCTTCCTCGAGCAACAGGGAAGCGCGATTGATTGCGCCGAGCGGTTGGCGGTTCTGCTAGGCAACCGGGCGTACTCGATGCATCGGGCGGCGACTCAGTTCAAAGCGCACGACAACGCAATGATGACCGATCTCTTCGAGCACCGGAAGGACATGAAATCGTACATCACCAAAGCGCGGAAGCAGATCCACGATATCGAAGCGCGGTTCCGCAGTGACCGGCAGTCGATGGATGCATTCACCGACAAAGCCTGGGAAAGCCGCTCGCTGATCGAGGAGTTTGGTGATGGGCGCGTCGGGAGGGAGCCTGAGGGGAAATAGAAGGGGATCGGATTCACTGCGGTCGATGCCGGATCGTTCGAGCGCTGATCGGATGACGGAGCCTGCCGCGTCAACGACAGGAGTGTCGTTGGTCCATTTGGGGAATGGTGGGCGAGCATGTTGCGATGGAGCTACCACACTCCTGTGGTAGAGAGTGGTTCACATCATTCTGATCGATTTATCGCGACCCATGTCGAATCCTCCTCATCCTGCCAATCTGTGGGAAAAACGCGATCTGCGTTGACCGCCGCGCCCTTCTCCTCCGCCGGAACTAGTCGCCCTTCGGGATCTTTGGGGCTTTGCGTGAGTCTACCCCATCGACGGCAGGAATGCCGTCCCACCAGCGCTGCGCGTGCGTAGCGCGGAGCTTGTTGTCGTTATTTCTATCAAAATCCTGTTCGGATCTACTGCGGTCGATGCTGGATCGTTCGGGGGCTGAACGGATGACGGAGCCTGCCGCGTCAACGACAGGAGTGTCGTTGCTCCAGCGGTGAATGGTGGGCGAGCGTGTGGCGATGGAGCTACCACACTCCTGTGGTAGAGGGTGGTTCACGTCATTCTGCCAATCTATGGGAAAAACGCGATCTGCGTTGACCGCCGCGCCCTTCTCCTCCGCCGGAACTAGTCGCCCTTCGGGATCTTTGGGGCTCTGCGTGAGCCTACCTATCATCGACGGCAGGAATGCCGTCCCACCAGCGCTGCGCGTGCGTAGCGCGGAGCTTCTTATCGTTATCTCTATCAAAATCCTGTTCGGATTTACTGCGGTCGATGCTGGATCGTTCGGGGGCTAAACGGATGACGGAGCTTTACGAGCAACGACAGGAGTGTCGTTGGTCCAGCGTGGAATGGTGTTTTTGCGGGATGCGGTGGAGCGGTACTTGAATTCATCTCGGACAGGATAGACACAAAAAAGCCGCACCCCGTGAGGGATGCGGCTTTTCACAGAAACTGGAAATGTTTCGGATTAGCGACGGCGGCGGAGAGCCAGACCGAGCATGCCAAGGGTGCCAAGCAACGCGGCCGATGGCTCTGGTACAGCTTGGGCGCTGACGTCGCCGAAACGGATGTCGTCGCCACCAAGGCGGAGGTAGTTGTTGGTGCCGTTTACGACCATGATTTCAACTGTGTTGAACTGGGCGTCGGATTTGAACGCAGCAGTGGTGAGGTCCAATGAGCTGAGAGGAACCGAGATGGTTGCGTTGTCAACCACGGTCGTACCAGTGGTTGGGTTGGAATCCAAAAAGTTAATGTAGATGAAGCCGTTGCCGAAGTCGTTGTTCATCGCTGCCGAGAGACCGAAGGCATTGACGTAGGTCGGGAGCGTGATCCATGTGGCGCCAGAGTTGATGGTGGAGCCGTTGTAGTTCTCCAGGAACGGGATGGTTTCGCCTGGCAGCACGATTTGTCCGCTTCGGAGGTAGGTGTTGAAGGTAACGCCCGATCCCGGATCGCTGGTGACTTCGGTAAACGGCTGGTTAGAGGTGATGACTTGGGTGAAAGTAGTGAAGCCGTTGTCGTAGTCGATCTGGGTGGCGGCGTGGCTGAAGCCGATCATGGCGGCTGCAGCAAGGAGGATTGCTTTGAACTTCATGGATTGAGGTTGGTTTGTTTTTGCTGGCACGTGCTGAACGTGAGCGGGTTAGCTAACAGTGTTTCACCGAGTCCTCAATCTTGAATTTATCTAACTTTTAGAATCAACTATCGCTTTTTAAATTGTGCCTTATTTCATCTGTGTTCTGCGGGATTAAACAAATGTTCGGTTCTGTTTTATTTCTTTATGCGGATCTCGCAGCTCTGGCTTTCGAGGGTGATCCGGTGACCGCGCTAATGTTCCTTCACCATCAGGTTCCGGAACTCGAGTGAGCTGCCGTGGTGTTGGAGGGCGATGGGGCCGCGTTCTGGGACGCCGGGGAGGTGGGCGTGGTCGATGACGGTTTTGCCGTTGAGGATGACGGTGAGGTGTTCGCCCTTGATGGTGATTTCAAAGCGGTTCCACTCGCCGATCGGGCGGTCTGCTTTTTCGCGGGGTGTGACGGCGGCGCGAATGGCTTGGGGCAGTGAGGCATCGGTTCGGTAGCCGTAGACTTCGCCGGACCCGCAGGGCCAGTTCCATAGATTGACCTGACTTTTGCTACTTCCGCGGAGGTAGATGCCGCTGTCGTATTCCTCGACTTCCTGCATCAGCGGCTGTCCGGAGGCATCTTGCTTTGGCGCACCGGTGGCTGGATCCAGCACGGGGCGCGGCAGTTTCCCCTGACTTTCGCCGGTCCAGCGCCAATCGCAGATCAGCGTGAAGTCGCCGTATTCCTTCTGGCTCCAGAGGTTTTTGTCGGCGGCGGTGGACTGTCCGTCGTACTGGAGCACGCCGTTGTGGGCTTTCCAGTTACCGGCGTGGCCATCGGGCATTATCCAGCCGGTCATGTCGATGCCGTTGAAGATGGGGACAAAGCCCTGACGGAGGTCGGCAGACTCATCGGCTGTGACGTTGGTGCTTGGCAGCTCGGTGAGTTTCAGGTTGCGGAACTCAATGGTGGACCCTTCCGATTCGAGGCAGATGAAGCCGTAGCGGGGCGTGATCTGCGTTCCGCCTGAGACCTCCTTGCCGTTCACCGCCAGCTTTAGCGCCCCGTCATTGGCGGTGATTTTGTAATGGGTCCATTCGCCGCGGGGACTTGCGCGGTTTTCGCTCGGGAGGCAGCGGTTCCAGCCTTTTGGGTGTGGGTGGAGTGGCACCATCGTGGCACCGAAGATGGGAAAAACATCGCCGTGGGAGGTCAGCGTGTCGGATTCGTTCAGTCCGTCGAGCACCTGGACTTCGATCGAGCTGGTGAATGGCGAACCAACCGCAGGGAGGGCATCGGCCCAGAGGAAGATGCCGGCGTTGGCTACCTTTTGGCTGGCGGGGGCGGTGTGGCGGTATTCGAGCTCAAGGATGAAGTTCTCGTAGGGCTTCGCGGTGCGCAGGATGCCGTGGGGCTCGCCGCTGCAATGGATTACGCCGTCCTTCACCGACCACGTCGACTCCGCCGTGTTGACGTTCACCCATCCGTCGAGCGATTTGTCGCTGACGAGCGGGACGGCCTCGCGGGCCATGGTGGTGGATACCAGGACGAGGGAGGCGATTGGTGCGGCGAGGCGGAGGAGCATGGCGCGTAGAGTTAAAGATCGATGGTTTTGCCGGTACGGAACGAAAGATCAGCGGCGGCGACGATGCGCATTGAGTTCAGCGCGTCTTCCATGTGGTCGCTGAGGTCGACATCTTGCTCGATGGCATTGTGGAAATACTCCTGTTCGCGCAGGCAGAGACCGTCGTGGTCGGGCTCGCCATCCGTGGTGATCCAGCTGTCTTCGCGGGCGAATTGCTGGTTGGCATCGAGCTCACTGAAATGGCGGCGGAGGACGGTGGTTTTTGTGTGCCCCTCCACGTCGTCGGACGCGGCGGATTTGGCTTCAATGGTGACGCTGCCATTTGGGCCGACGACATCTTTTACGAAGAACGCTGCTTGGCTCATCATCGGCCCCCAACCGGCTTCGTACCACCCGACGGACCCGTCCTCGAACGTGACCTGGAGTTGGCCGTAGTTGATCTTATCGGCTGGCAGGTCGGGGGACAATCGGGCACCGATGCCTGACACTCGCACCGGACGTGAGCGGGTCATTTGGCACATGACGTCGACGTAGTGGACGCCGCAATCGACGACCGGGCTGATGGATGCGAGCAGGTTCTTGTGGGTTTCCCACGTGGCGCCTGACGACTGCTGGTTGAGGTTCATGCGCATGACCAGCGGCTTGCCGAGATCGTGTGCGAGTTCGATGAACTTTTGCCAGCTTGGGTGGTGGCGCAGGATGTAGCCGATGACGAGTTTGCGGTTGGCTGCTTTTGCGGCGGCGACGATTTGCTCTGCTTCGGCGACGGATTCGGCCAGCGGCTTTTCGATGAATACGTGGCAGCCAGCCTCAAGCGCGGCCAGTGCGTATTGGCAATGCGTGTCCGGGTAGGTCGAGATGGAAACCGCGTCGGGCCGGGTCTCGGCGAGCGCCGCGTGGAAGTCGTCGAAGAGCGGATACCCTCCGCCGAGCTCGTCGTTCAGTGATTCTCTGGATGCTGCCGAGCGGGTGCAGATGCCGACGATTTCAAACTCGGGAAGGTGGTGGTAGGCGAGGGCGTGGGCGCGGCCCATGTTGCCTGCGCCGACGCAGAGGATACGGTGTGCCATGAGAGGTGGATGGGATTGGTTTCGGCCAAGGGTAGCGCAGAGTGGGGGCGCGTGGAAAGCGCGGTGGCTGGTGATCCGATGCAACCGAACGGATCGCGGTTTGGGGTTCTTTCAGAGGCGCTTGGGCGAGTGAGGGACGGCCGTCGGGAGGATGTTGCGCGTTGGCCTTCAGCGAGGGATTGGTGGAGTCGGAGCTTGAGTTTGAGCCAATCCGGGACTGGCAGGTAAGTCGTTGATTGAAAGGAGCACTTGATCCCGCTCTTACTAGGGCGACTCTAATTGCACGCCCCAGATGGATATGAGTACCGATCTTACTACCTCTCCTCACGCGATGCCGCGGCGTCACTTCCTCAAATTGGCAGGTGCCGGTGCGCTGGCTCTGGCTGCGCCTGCTATTGTGCGTGCCCAGGCATCGGACGACCGCGTGCTGAAGATTGGTGTGGTGGGCTGCGGCGGACGCGGGACGGGTGCGGTTTTCAACGCGCTCAAGGCGGACCCGAAGGTGGTTCTGTGGGCGGTCGCGGATGTGTTTCCCGAGCAGGTGGAGGCATCGCTCGAGCGGGTGAACCAGCGGTATGCCGAGCGTGTGCAAGTGGATGCGGCGCGCAAGTTCATTGGGCTCGACAGCTACCTCAAGATGGCGGATTCCGATGTGGATGTCGTGTTGCTGGCGTCGCCTCCTGGGTTCCGGCCCAAGCACATGGAGGCGATGGTCGAGGCGGGGAAGCATTTGTTCGTGGAGAAGCCGGTGGCGGTGGATGTGGCGGGCGTGAAGTCGGTTTTGGAGTCGGCCAAGCGGGCGAAGGCGAAGGGATTGTCCGTGCAGCACGGTTTGTGCTGGCGTTTTGACGCGCCGGTGCAGGAAGGGTATGGCAAAGTGATCGCCGGTGATTTTGGCCGTGTGGTTTCGGTCTATGGGACGTTTTTGTCGACTCCTCCGAAAGTGCATCAGCCGGTGGACGCCCGCCCAGATGGGATGGGCGATGTGGAATGGCAAATCCGCAACTGGATGGCGTACGACTGGCTCTCCGGTGGATGTTTGGTCGAGCAGGGCATCCATACGGCGGACAAGCTGTCGTGGGCGATGAACAACGCACTCCCCGTGGCGGCTGTGGCAACGGGTGGCCGCACCGCTGCCGACGATCCGGGCAATACCTTCGACAACTACAGCGTGAGCTATGAGTTCGAGGGGCAGCGTTTTGGCCAGGTGGTTTCGCGCCAGTGGAACGGAACCTATGGCGAGATCACGGACCGTGTTTTTTGCACTGATGCCACGTTCGTCGCGCCAAACCGCGTGATGGCAATGGATCCACAAGGCAAACGTATCTGGCGGGCCAAGGCGAAGCGCACCAACATGTACGATGAGACGCACGTTGATTTGTTTTCCGCGCTGCGTGAGGGCCGTCAGATCGACCACGGCGAGTACGTGGCGAATATGACCATGATGGCATTAATGGGGCGCGAGGCGGCACGCACTGGCCAGCGCATCACGTGGGAGCAGATGTGGAACTCGGAGCAAAAACTGGGACCGGAAAAGCTGGACCTCGATGCCAGCTTCGCTCCGCAGCCGGTGGCAGTGCCAGGAACCTACGAACTGGGATAAGGACGATGGAGAAGCGACGGGGCTATCAATTGCACATGGGACTGGCCGCGGCTTTGCTGTTGGCCGGGTGCGGCGAGCCGGAGCGTGCGGCTCAAGCTGCGAAGGAGAACGTGGCCACTCCGCCGATGCGCGCAGTGGACGAAATTGTCTGCACTCCGCCTGCTCTTGCGGTTCCTGAGACCAATGATGCTCCGGATGAAGCGGAGATGAAGCGTTATACCGTACCGGTGCCGGCGGCTGGAAAGCGGCGCTTTCTCACCATGGTGCCGATCCCATCGGGGAAGTTTGTGATGGGGTCACCGCAGGATGAGGTCGGACGCAATGAGGATGAATCGCCACAGCGCGAGGTCACGCTCGATGCCTTTTGGATGAGCGAATCCGAGGTCACCTGGGCGCTGTACCAGAAGTTCATGGACAACGGAAAAGCGCGCCATAA from Sulfuriroseicoccus oceanibius includes:
- a CDS encoding carbohydrate porin, with the translated sequence MFRSSRPLMSVLTSGVMFGAVLPAAVAQENLDPPQGQAIQEMARIRDEIDQMRADYEARIKSLEQKLVQMEKQVANQQAQPAAKSAAIGGAKGGLTADEVAAPHTPEEREALADSVEFADFTRGFKFHGYFRSGYGVNEDGEVMEAFRAPGAQAKYRLGNETETYLETGFDYHFPNFDLHEGEEVLVSFRPAYVVSNALGNSETEITLREAYGKMTGLVPAIPEASLWAGLRFYDRKDVHMNDFYYLDMSGFGGGIEGIDLGSGKLSVAWIGGSIDALTSNGSQRSETVNSKNNLDIRWSDIDVLNGKGFVWLNVAHSGEQILPDGVNVIIDSSTGAAGALGYEYPDFFGGYSRTMVQYGVGSAFNFRSSSSNFAGADAGFTAEDPLLVDLGEAWHFRFVQDVVIEPFERFGLQGTFIWDEANGGIMEDPRQTWISAGVRPVYYFNDHFSLAWETGMDYVSADLRPSGSLYKTTLAAQLSPAPEYFSRPVLRAFVTWATWDEDLKGFVAPRTQALSRDGVSVGVQVEAWW
- a CDS encoding YceI family protein; the encoded protein is MMNQLIATDALHELMEKPGETMHLIDVRLPADYAAAHLPGAVNACVFEMGFGDNIKQAVPDVSDLVVVYGAHASSYESRVALEKLLRLGFTNVHEYRVGLAGWPGEVVRDQEAPAVDDEDAPQVRDGRHLVDLEQSEVHWVGRNLLNHHEGSIRLQNGFVHISDGQLVGGEFMIDMTSMRCSDLAGDAMHDVLIAHLESDDFFDVEKFPTAAFCIETVERLPVTAPGRPDLRITGDLRIRDVDVPIEFDAVTGVTADGVMAAQASLKIDRTLWGVLYGSGSFFANLGMHLVNDLVAIDLKVVIANDG
- a CDS encoding NAD(P)H-dependent oxidoreductase, translated to MRVLILFAHPAYERSRINRRLVDAVTGLDGVTVHDLYEAYPDFAIDVEAEQKLLLEHDVIIFHHPLFWYSSPALLKEWQDLVLTHGWAYGAEGTALMGKLFMQTITTGAGVEKYCAENHCAVRSMLLPFEMTAQLCNLRVIAPFAVFGTFNLDPEKDMLAIGEEYRRVVTALRDESLDLDAAAAAEVTNAAHCTCDLTR
- a CDS encoding monovalent cation:proton antiporter-2 (CPA2) family protein codes for the protein MHFESFFIQAMIYLAAAVIAVPVGKKLGIGSVLGYLVAGAVIGPSVLGLIGGENGEDVLHFAEFGVVMMLFLIGLELRPLALWKMRRNLLGTGMTQVVVTTLAIGALAMWGLGESWRAALCLGLVLALSSTAIAIQTLTEKGLIRTRGGRHSFSVLLFQDIAVIPMIAVMPMLADPALRGSVENHSSTWTAHLPPWGVTLVVLLVVGGIVWVGRFAATHVLRVIAKTRSRETFVASALLLVVAITVLMTKIGLSPALGTFIAGVALSDNEYRHELESDLEPVKGLLLALFFMAIGAGIDFALIAGQPLRIIAMTAVLVAVKGLVLWGIGRVSKLSLDHRSVFTLALAQGGEFAFVLFAVAAPLGIISAQLKAEMTAVVVLSMALTPILFLAAERLLFPRFVGSGGDEREPDEIDEHNPVIIAGFGRFGNLVGRFLRAQDVHATVLDVDSDHIELLRKLGFKTYYGDASRLELLEAAGAESAKILVVAIGDESKATEIVQIAKRHFPHLTVLARAGSRMHVYELLEAGVDHFFLEQQGSAIDCAERLAVLLGNRAYSMHRAATQFKAHDNAMMTDLFEHRKDMKSYITKARKQIHDIEARFRSDRQSMDAFTDKAWESRSLIEEFGDGRVGREPEGK
- a CDS encoding PEP-CTERM sorting domain-containing protein, with the translated sequence MKFKAILLAAAAMIGFSHAATQIDYDNGFTTFTQVITSNQPFTEVTSDPGSGVTFNTYLRSGQIVLPGETIPFLENYNGSTINSGATWITLPTYVNAFGLSAAMNNDFGNGFIYINFLDSNPTTGTTVVDNATISVPLSSLDLTTAAFKSDAQFNTVEIMVVNGTNNYLRLGGDDIRFGDVSAQAVPEPSAALLGTLGMLGLALRRRR
- a CDS encoding 3-keto-disaccharide hydrolase, translating into MLLRLAAPIASLVLVSTTMAREAVPLVSDKSLDGWVNVNTAESTWSVKDGVIHCSGEPHGILRTAKPYENFILELEYRHTAPASQKVANAGIFLWADALPAVGSPFTSSIEVQVLDGLNESDTLTSHGDVFPIFGATMVPLHPHPKGWNRCLPSENRASPRGEWTHYKITANDGALKLAVNGKEVSGGTQITPRYGFICLESEGSTIEFRNLKLTELPSTNVTADESADLRQGFVPIFNGIDMTGWIMPDGHAGNWKAHNGVLQYDGQSTAADKNLWSQKEYGDFTLICDWRWTGESQGKLPRPVLDPATGAPKQDASGQPLMQEVEEYDSGIYLRGSSKSQVNLWNWPCGSGEVYGYRTDASLPQAIRAAVTPREKADRPIGEWNRFEITIKGEHLTVILNGKTVIDHAHLPGVPERGPIALQHHGSSLEFRNLMVKEH
- a CDS encoding Gfo/Idh/MocA family protein; this encodes MAHRILCVGAGNMGRAHALAYHHLPEFEIVGICTRSAASRESLNDELGGGYPLFDDFHAALAETRPDAVSISTYPDTHCQYALAALEAGCHVFIEKPLAESVAEAEQIVAAAKAANRKLVIGYILRHHPSWQKFIELAHDLGKPLVMRMNLNQQSSGATWETHKNLLASISPVVDCGVHYVDVMCQMTRSRPVRVSGIGARLSPDLPADKINYGQLQVTFEDGSVGWYEAGWGPMMSQAAFFVKDVVGPNGSVTIEAKSAASDDVEGHTKTTVLRRHFSELDANQQFAREDSWITTDGEPDHDGLCLREQEYFHNAIEQDVDLSDHMEDALNSMRIVAAADLSFRTGKTIDL
- a CDS encoding Gfo/Idh/MocA family protein codes for the protein MSTDLTTSPHAMPRRHFLKLAGAGALALAAPAIVRAQASDDRVLKIGVVGCGGRGTGAVFNALKADPKVVLWAVADVFPEQVEASLERVNQRYAERVQVDAARKFIGLDSYLKMADSDVDVVLLASPPGFRPKHMEAMVEAGKHLFVEKPVAVDVAGVKSVLESAKRAKAKGLSVQHGLCWRFDAPVQEGYGKVIAGDFGRVVSVYGTFLSTPPKVHQPVDARPDGMGDVEWQIRNWMAYDWLSGGCLVEQGIHTADKLSWAMNNALPVAAVATGGRTAADDPGNTFDNYSVSYEFEGQRFGQVVSRQWNGTYGEITDRVFCTDATFVAPNRVMAMDPQGKRIWRAKAKRTNMYDETHVDLFSALREGRQIDHGEYVANMTMMALMGREAARTGQRITWEQMWNSEQKLGPEKLDLDASFAPQPVAVPGTYELG